The Dissulfurirhabdus thermomarina DNA window GGCCGCCACGGATCCAGGAGGATGAGTGACATGGCTGCGACCCTCCATACCAACGCCCGGACCACCCCGAAAGTGCGTGCCGAGATCCCTCCGGCGCCGCCGGAGACCGGCCGTGCCCGGCGCCGGGCGGGCCTTGGAGGCGGCATGCGCCGGCGCGCGCGGCATCCCTCTTTCCGGGCGCGGGCGGGGTTCACCTTCCTCGAGGTGATCGTGGTGGTGATCATCATCGGGCTCCTCGCCTCGCTGGTGGCCCCGAAGTTCTTCAAGCGGATCGGCCAGAGCCGGGTCAAGACGGCCCGGGCCCAGGTGGAGCTCTTCGGCGCCGCCCTCGATTCCTTCCGGCTCGACGTCGGGCGCTATCCCACCACCGAGGAGGGGCTCGAGGCCCTGCGCACCAACCCCGGCGGGCTCAAGGCCTGGGCCGGTCCCTACCTCCCCAAGGCGGTCCCCGCCGACCCCTGGGGGCACCCCTACGTCTACCAGAGCCCGGGGGAGCACGGCGACTACGATCTCCTCAGCCTCGGCCGCGACGGGGCGCCCGGGGGCGAGGGGGAAGACGCCGACATCGTGAGCTGGGAATGAGGCCGTTTCTCGGCGCGTTCAAGAAGGCGGCGGCCCCCCGGCCCCGGGCCGGGGCCGGGGCCCCGCCGCCTCCCGCCGGGCCGGGCCCGGGCGAGGCCGCGGCCGCCGATCTCTTTCCGCGGGTGACGG harbors:
- the gspG gene encoding type II secretion system major pseudopilin GspG, whose amino-acid sequence is MRRRARHPSFRARAGFTFLEVIVVVIIIGLLASLVAPKFFKRIGQSRVKTARAQVELFGAALDSFRLDVGRYPTTEEGLEALRTNPGGLKAWAGPYLPKAVPADPWGHPYVYQSPGEHGDYDLLSLGRDGAPGGEGEDADIVSWE